In Calidithermus timidus DSM 17022, the following are encoded in one genomic region:
- a CDS encoding glycosyltransferase family 2 protein, producing MGKAPLVSILMPTYNYAKFIAHSIESALGQELEDLELIISDNASTDDTQAVVAPYLADPRVKYSRNVENIGMTPNYNRCYELMHPESQYVIILPADDWWEPSLLRRLVSIAEADPELTFVHCGGYKVDPEGRLLFEYMNLFAYQPPAGKHRALKELYRNNYIFAQTALQRRSLFERYKPYPNLYRLGFNYAPDYMLWVDIMNRGAIGYYLPEKLAYFREHPQSHTIDKNIIPRLREEMRIFEVAAESCPSELEAERIANLRSRMLALAQRLLRAEEEEEAKQLLRKAAELDAHPSLGIRIASFIANLPLSHGTRSRLWELAENLAFRTRRSHA from the coding sequence ATGGGCAAAGCACCCCTGGTGAGCATCCTGATGCCCACCTACAACTACGCCAAGTTCATCGCGCATTCCATCGAGAGCGCGCTGGGACAGGAGCTGGAAGACCTCGAGCTGATCATCAGCGACAACGCTTCCACCGACGATACCCAGGCGGTGGTGGCGCCCTACCTGGCCGATCCGCGGGTGAAGTACAGCCGCAATGTCGAGAACATTGGGATGACCCCCAACTACAACCGCTGCTATGAGCTCATGCACCCCGAGAGTCAGTACGTCATCATCCTGCCCGCCGATGATTGGTGGGAGCCCAGCCTACTCCGCAGGCTGGTGAGCATCGCCGAGGCCGACCCTGAGCTGACCTTCGTGCACTGCGGGGGGTACAAGGTTGACCCCGAGGGCCGGTTGCTGTTCGAATACATGAATCTCTTCGCCTATCAGCCCCCCGCGGGCAAGCACCGCGCGCTCAAGGAACTCTACCGCAACAACTACATCTTCGCCCAGACCGCCTTGCAGCGGCGTTCGCTCTTTGAGCGCTACAAGCCCTACCCCAACCTCTACCGCCTGGGCTTCAACTACGCCCCCGACTACATGTTGTGGGTGGACATCATGAACCGCGGGGCCATAGGCTACTACCTGCCCGAAAAGCTGGCCTACTTCCGCGAACACCCCCAGTCCCACACCATCGACAAGAACATCATCCCGCGTCTGCGCGAGGAGATGCGCATTTTCGAGGTCGCGGCCGAGAGCTGCCCGAGCGAACTCGAGGCCGAGCGCATCGCTAACCTCAGGAGCCGCATGTTGGCTCTGGCCCAGCGCCTGCTCAGAGCCGAGGAGGAGGAGGAGGCCAAACAGCTCTTGCGAAAAGCCGCGGAGCTCGACGCTCATCCCAGCCTGGGTATCCGTATCGCTAGCTTCATCGCCAATCTGCCCCTTTCGCACGGGACCCGCTCGAGGCTGTGGGAACTGGCCGAGAACCTGGCTTTCCGCACCCGCCGCAGCCACGCCTGA
- a CDS encoding flippase — protein MEHNISPPANPPRLARVVRNGLWNGASNLLVALAGIVTSVIVARSLSEAQFGVYSYYAWLSGTLVALLNAQSFGSALTKLAAELRGRGEVGEARALGRGVMLVLVGSSLLLSIAVLIYALGAEPPLRYYFLVVAAAPLPGVLASLLSSVFWSRENYRVTSIANLLGAGLQVALVLVAYWRGWGVAGYLLLTLALPLTNCIALLLTSSADKSEGDMRRWWPSRSTVRYYLQFSFPLAVMGLLELVMIQRSGVLFLEFYSTTAEIGFYSLAYTIFQLLFMTGWALVNSFYPAISHSFGQGDWTTIRHKVRQAGLLSAVYATPLFLGGLVTLPELIALLFGVDKIEAARPAQVLFLGMLPMCLVGLYGLTLNAINRPWAVFPIGIGASLLGIGLSVWLVPQHGAVGAAIANTVAQGTYAGLKYLIVRRLVGVGLPWGVIAQVLFIGFLSAFLPPLLSLRLFPGAPGLLLGIALSAVAYVGAMWRLGYLRRIAGESPAAPGGGGA, from the coding sequence ATGGAACACAACATTTCCCCACCCGCCAATCCTCCCCGCCTGGCCCGTGTCGTGCGCAATGGGCTGTGGAATGGCGCGTCCAATCTGCTCGTGGCATTGGCGGGCATCGTCACCTCGGTCATCGTGGCCCGCAGCCTGAGCGAGGCGCAATTTGGCGTCTACAGCTATTACGCTTGGCTCTCGGGAACCCTGGTGGCCTTGCTGAACGCCCAGTCCTTTGGTTCGGCCCTGACCAAGCTGGCGGCGGAACTGCGCGGGCGGGGAGAGGTCGGGGAGGCCAGGGCCTTAGGGCGCGGGGTGATGCTGGTGCTGGTGGGCTCGAGCCTGCTGCTGAGCATCGCCGTGCTGATCTACGCCTTGGGGGCCGAGCCTCCTTTGCGTTACTACTTTCTGGTGGTGGCGGCTGCGCCCTTGCCGGGGGTGCTGGCCTCGCTGCTCTCCTCGGTGTTCTGGAGCCGAGAGAACTACCGCGTCACCTCCATCGCCAACCTGCTGGGCGCCGGGCTCCAGGTGGCGCTGGTGCTGGTGGCCTATTGGCGGGGTTGGGGGGTGGCGGGCTACTTGCTGCTGACCCTGGCCCTGCCGCTGACCAACTGCATCGCCCTGCTGCTGACCTCCTCCGCGGACAAGTCTGAAGGGGATATGCGCCGCTGGTGGCCCAGCCGTTCCACCGTGCGCTACTACCTGCAATTCAGCTTTCCGCTGGCGGTGATGGGGCTGCTGGAGTTGGTGATGATCCAGCGCTCGGGGGTGTTGTTTCTCGAGTTCTACTCCACCACGGCGGAGATCGGCTTTTACAGCCTGGCCTATACCATCTTCCAACTGCTGTTTATGACTGGCTGGGCCCTGGTCAACAGCTTTTACCCCGCTATCTCCCACAGCTTCGGCCAGGGGGACTGGACGACCATCCGCCACAAGGTCCGGCAGGCTGGGCTCTTGAGCGCGGTCTATGCCACCCCGCTGTTTCTGGGGGGGCTGGTCACCTTGCCCGAGCTGATCGCCCTGCTCTTCGGGGTGGACAAGATCGAGGCCGCCCGCCCGGCCCAGGTGCTCTTCCTCGGCATGCTGCCGATGTGTCTGGTGGGCCTCTACGGCCTGACCCTCAACGCCATCAACCGCCCCTGGGCGGTTTTCCCCATCGGGATTGGAGCCTCGCTGCTGGGAATTGGGCTGAGCGTGTGGTTGGTGCCGCAGCACGGGGCGGTGGGGGCTGCCATCGCCAATACCGTGGCGCAGGGGACCTACGCGGGGCTCAAGTACCTCATCGTGCGGCGGCTGGTCGGGGTGGGGCTGCCCTGGGGCGTGATCGCCCAGGTGCTGTTCATCGGCTTCCTGAGCGCCTTTTTGCCCCCCCTGCTGAGCTTGCGGTTGTTTCCTGGTGCGCCGGGGCTGCTGCTGGGCATCGCCCTGTCCGCGGTGGCCTACGTCGGGGCCATGTGGAGGTTGGGCTACCTGCGCCGAATCGCCGGGGAATCGCCCGCCGCACCTGGCGGAGGTGGGGCATGA